GCATGAAAAAACACTtactggagagaaatcctatgaatataatcattgtggtaaagcctttgcacaacacAGTCATCTTCACAGGCATGAAACTACACATAACCTTAAAAAACCTTATGGGTGTAATCAAAGTGGCAAAGCCTTTACTCAATGTAAAATTCTACAAatagatagaagaaaacattctggagagaaaccctatgaatgtaatcaatgtggtaaagcctttacaaacCCCAAtaatcttcaagtacataaaaggacacatactggagtgaaaccctatgaatgtaatcagtgtggtaaagccatTGCTCAAAAGAGTACTCTTCAAATGCACAGAaggacacatactggagagaaaccctatgaatgtaaacaatgtggtaaagcctttgcacaggcTTGTCATCTTcaattacatgaaagaacacatactggaaagaaaccctatgaatgtaaacaatgtggtaaagcctttgcacagcacaaatatcttcaagtacataatagaacacatattggagagaaaccctatgaatgtaaagtatgtggtaaagcctttgcacatcacaattctcttcaaatacataaaagaacacataatggggagaaaccctatgaatgtaaacaatgtggtaaagcctttgcacgtcacaattctcttcaattacataaaagaacacatactggagagaaaccctatgaatgtaaacaatgtggtaaagcctttgcacatcacaattctcttcaaatacataaaagaacacatactggagagaaaccctatgaatgtaaacaatgtggtaaagcctttgcacatcacaattctcttcaagtacataaaagaacacatactggagagaaaccctatgaatgtaaacaatgtggtaaagcctttgcacgttccagtcatcttcaagtacataaaagaacacatactggagagaaaccctatgaatgtaaacaatgtggtaaagcctttgcacatcacaattctcttcaaatacataaaagaacacataatggagagaaaccctatgaatgtaaacaatgtggtaaagcctttgcacagcacaTATATCTTAAAGTACATaatagaacacatactggagagaaaccctatgaatgtaaacaatgtggtaaagcttttgcacatcacaattctcttcaagtacataaaagaacacacactggagagaaaccctatgaatgtaatcagtgtggtaaagccttggCTCAAAAGAGTACTCTTCCaatgaatgaaaggaaacagtggagagaaaccctatgaatgttaTCAATGTGGAAAAGCCTTTACAAAGTGCAGTCAtgttcaagtacataaaagaacacatgctggagagaaaccctatgaaggtaatcagtgtggtaaagtcttttcACATTCCAgacatcttcaagtacataaaagaacacatactggagagaaaccatatgaatgtaaacaatgtggtaaaacctttgcacagtcCGATCATctccaagtacataaaagaacacatgctggaaagaaaccctatgcatgtaatcagtgtggtaaagcctttactcGACAAAGTGGTCTTCAATTACATGAAAGAGCACATACTGGATAGAAACTCTAGAATacaaacaatgtggtaaagcctttgctcttcACAATTCTTTTCAGTTGCATCAAAGAACACATAAGGGAGAGAAaacctatgaatatatacaatgtgGGACAGCATTTTCACAGCCCAGTCATTTACAAGTGGAAGGGGTGCAGTACATGAGGGAagtgcagatcgtgcaactgcaagatgtcagctaaggtcactggtaaggggccatttattctgttgctaggctctTTCCACTTGGTTGTCATGACACCTGATTGTGaattgtcttcttatctttgggagcctggTTACTCAACAGgtcttacttacttacttacttacttacttacttacttacttacttacttactggggaagggcagtggtcttgtAACTTGTTCTCTTGCCTGGCTAATACTATTCCAtgtttcatgtttggttcctgacatctttctctttgacacttatgaatgtaaacaatttggtaaagcctttgctcatcacaattctcttcagttgcatgaaagaacacatacggGAGAGACACcctatgaatatatacaatgtgGGTAGGCATTTGCACAGCCCGGTCATCTTCAAGTACTTAAGGGAACACATATTGGAGAGaccatatgaatgtaatcagtgttttaCAGGCCTTTGCCCCTCACTCTCATCTACAAAGAcataaagaacacatactggattcGAAACCATACAATactaatcagtgtggtaaagcctttgtacatcACAACACTcttcaatttcatgaaagaacacataattgACAAGAATCCTATGAATTtaaacagtgtggtaaagccCTTGCACAAccctatataaaaacatatagtggagagaaaccctgAGTATAATCAATGTTGTAATGCCtagtaaaaacacaaataaccCTGTAACTGTAAAATTTTAGTGTGTAATTGCTTTCTTAAAGCATTTCAATATGACATTATACTTTGAAGATCTGAAAGAAACTCATACCAAAGGAAATCTGACTATAAATACATTGTTATATCTCTTTTTATTTCGTTTACATATTTCAACAAATATGGACAAAAGgcctataaatttaaatgataagtaaCATGCTAGATTTCATACctctgttcaaatacatgagataatgaattctggtctaaaatttcatagatatgccttttctgttgctttgataatagAACATATCTATGTGAACATagaaaagggtttaatttggccctgggttccacagcaaTACATGAACCTCGTAAAAGTGACATGGAAACAAGTGTCAGATATAGCAGCTAAAACAGGCAGCTAAGAATTCACCTTCTTGTCCTGCAGCATGAAGCAAATGTGTAAATTGGAAATGGGGTGCAGATGTAAATGTTCAGGACAACCTTCATGACTGATTTCTTCCTGTAGTGTACCATTTTCAAAATTGTCTCAAATGATATCACAGACTGAAAAGGATAGATTACTCAGAATTCAAGACTTGATGCTTGCTTTCTATTACATGGACCAATTCATGATGGAGAACAACTATGTAATCATTTAGATGCCTCAAAACCCATGTTACAAGAATaataacagaaaaacattcatgattgataattattttaatggtttgtttctgttttaattatggtgtgtgtctgtgtgtgtgtgtgtgtgtgtgtgtgtgtgtgtgtgtgtgtgtgtgtgtgtgtgtgtgtgtgtttgtgtcttcctctggatatatgtatgtgcattctggTTCCCAAGTAGGTTAGACCCTTGGAGCTTCTTGTTGCAAGAATTACTGGAAGTCATCCAATACCTGATCTTGGTCCAGGGAATGAACTTTGCTTAACACTTCAGGTATCACAGTTGTTTTATGTTTCAAAGGCAAAAAACTTTGTTTTAAGTCTTTTCATTGTAGatttgaagtaaataaattattatcaaGTATCACTAAAACCGATGTGAGGAAACCGTTGTGGCTTTTATTTGGCAGCATATGAGAAAGACTTTGAAATGTGGGACATATGTGGCAAATTCAAttagtaaagtttattttgtggtcctTCTATtgcttctgtggcttttgttcatctttttttttacacttttccTTATTCAGAGGTATTTATCTGTTGCCTTGTATAGAATGGAATGGCTATCATGGaagtaattcattttattttaattctcatGCAGTATGTGATCACACTTTCCAAGTAAGGGTGTTTGTATAAGGGTGATGGaattttgttaatgtttttatttgttatatttaataTTCAGAAATGCACTTGAAACGTTTGTTATCCAGCCTGGCTTGAATGTCATTAATTAGTCATGTATACATTAGAATATATGATCCTTGAGTACAATTCTAAGTGTAGATGATGTACTGCCATTGATTGTTGTTTTGTCAAAACTGTAGGGGTAAGGAGTTGGCAAAAGAAATCCACCATGACCCTGGAACCCAGAACtagaaaaagatggctcagatatgcCCAATGAATGAAAAACAGTTTGGCTCAAGtcagccatctctgcccctggtcaaatgacttgtgaaaccagccaatcacagaagaggacagTAGAATACTGTCCCTATgacccaggaccagggaaagaaacacaactTGTGTTTTGGACCTGAgccagaaaaatgaaacaaggaaacatgccctgaatCTAAAACTGGTGCCAAAATAACattcttggtccctagaatcagagtcagtgaaagagatGAGCCCTGGCCTTGAAGGTAGTGTCAAGCAGGCAAGACAGACCAGTGAAAGGAGAACTATTTGTCTCTGTAATCATGACCATCTCTGTCCCTATCCCACAATACTGGCCactccctgggcagaaaaaaagaaatctgattgGTTGAATGCATCCCCaaaacatcctatataaactgctgTGCCTGGTCAATTGAGAGTTGTTCTCTCCACCCTTGCAgaagcagctactctcctggactccttattcctaattaatttctttttcaatagtgttttgggtgtgaagaccttcattcactggtgcacagaagaaccttgTTGGGACATCCCAAGTTGGATTGGGCAAGGGGGGGCTGaatagaagaaccttgctgagatatcccatagtggattgagcaaggGAGACCTGAACAGAAAAGCTTTGCTGAGATAGCTTATAGTGGTTTGAGGA
The DNA window shown above is from Onychomys torridus unplaced genomic scaffold, mOncTor1.1, whole genome shotgun sequence and carries:
- the LOC118575281 gene encoding LOW QUALITY PROTEIN: zinc finger protein 844-like (The sequence of the model RefSeq protein was modified relative to this genomic sequence to represent the inferred CDS: substituted 1 base at 1 genomic stop codon); its protein translation is IKEIILQRKHMNILSVVKSLYVTLILKGMKKHLLERNPMNIIIVVKPLHNTVIFTGMKLHILERNPMNVINVVKPLQTPIIFKYIKGHILEXNPMNVISVVKPLLKRVLFKCTEGHILERNPMNVNNVVKPLHRLVIFNYMKEHILERNPMNVNNVVKPLHSTNIFKYIIEHILERNPMNVKYVVKPLHITILFKYIKEHIMGRNPMNVNNVVKPLHVTILFNYIKEHILERNPMNVNNVVKPLHITILFKYIKEHILERNPMNVNNVVKPLHITILFKYIKEHILERNPMNVNNVVKPLHVPVIFKYIKEHILERNPMNVNNVVKPLHITILFKYIKEHIMERNPMNVNNVVKPLHSTYILKYIIEHILERNPMNVNNVVKLLHITILFKY